TTATCTATGGCTACTTGAACACTAATTAAAGGTGCGTTATCCATTCTTAAAAATCCCTTTAGAACTCCTTCCTCATTAACTATTGCAATGACAAAAGCTTTTCCTATTTCTTTCGCCTTTTTCCTTGCAGCCTCTATCATCTTTAATACCATTTCCTCAGAGATACTTTCCTTTATTAAAGGTTCACTCATTTTCCTCACCTTTCCTTGCTTACATATTTCTTTTCAAGTTCTTGGACTTCTGGTAGTCCTATGAAGTTTAAGAATTCCTTAAATGGGAATAATTCATTCATTACGTTTATTGGTGTTCCGTCCTTTTTTATGGTCTCTAATACTCTTATCATTGCCTTGGTCGCACTTAGTAAGGTACTTATGGGAAATATTACTATCTTAAAGCCCAGTTCTCTTAGCGTATTTAAATCCACTGGTGGTGTTTTACCTCCTTCAGCCCAATTAAATAATAATGGTATTCCCTTTAATTCCCTTGCGATAAGCTTTATATGATCCATATTTTCTGGAGCCTCTACAAATATCATGTCAGCTCCAGCCTTATAATACTCTTTAGCCCTTTCGATTGCACTTTCAATACCCTCGACTGCAATAGCGTCAGTCCTAGCTATAATTAAGAAGTCCTTATTTCTCTTAGCATCTCTTGCGGCAGCAATCTTCTCCACCATATCATCTCTAGGAACCACTTGTTTACCAGTAATATGGCCACACTTTTTCGGAAAAACTTGATCCTCTATATGAATTCCAGCAACACCAGCATCCTCATAAGCTTGAACAGTCCTAATGACATTTATGGGATTACCATAACCTGTATCTGCATCAGCAATAACGGGAATATTAACAGCTTCGACAATTCTCCTAGCATTATCGACCATCTCACTCATAGTAACTAACCCAACATCGGGATAACCCAACAAACTAGCAGCAGTACCAAAACCAGTCATATAAACAGCGTCAAAACCAACAGCTTCGACAATTCTAGCACTTAAGGCATCATAAGCTCCAGGGGCTAAAATAATGTCCTTCTTATCCATTAACTCCCTAAGCCGCTTAGGACCGTTAATTTTTGCCTTTAATATACGGGTCATCTTCCCAACCTCTTTTTAGCCCACTCTATTATCCCTCCACTAGCTATTATATCTTGAATAAAAGTTGGCAATGCTGTAGATCTGAATTTTTTATCTAAAAATTCTATTTCACCAGACTCTGCATATATACGTATTTTTAGATCAGTGGATTTAATAAAGGAGCCTACTCCCCTTATTTCCATCTTCTCTAAGAACTCTACCAATTGAGGAGAGATGAATATGGGAAGTCCTACATTTATAGCATTTCTATAAAATATTCTGGCAAAACTTTTCGCTACTATTGCCGAAATTCCTAAAGCCTTTAGCCCTATTACTGCATGTTCTCTTGAAGATCCACTCCCAAAATTTCTGCCAGCTACTATTATATCTCCCGGTTTAACTCTTTTTACAAACTCTGGTTCAACTCCTTCAAATATATGCTTCGCAATCTCCTTAGGATCAGTTAAGGATAAATATCTACCTGGAATTATGACGTCGGTATCTACGTTATCTCCCACAATATGTATATTACCTTCAATTAACATTATGATCACCATAAACGAATTTCTTAGCCTCCTCCCAATCAACTACTTTCTTAGGATTTGTGATATAACCGGTTACAGCAGATGCGGCAGCAACAAATGCATTAGCTAAGTAAATTTCTGCCTTTGCAGAACCCATTCTTCCCCTAAAGTTTCTATTAGTGGTAGCAATAGCTACTTCTCCATCAGATAAAAGTCCCATATGTCCTCCAAAACATGCACCACAAGTAGGAGTAGAAATTGATGCTCCAGCTTCAAGGAAAATATCAATTAATCCCTCCTTTATAGCCTGTTTATAAATTTGTTGTGTTGCTGGTACTACTATTAATCTAGTACCCTTAGCTACGTTTCTTCCCTTTAGCACAAAAGCAGCTTGTCTTAAATCCGTTAATGTTCCATTTGCACAATTTCCAATATAAACTTGATCAACGTGAATCCCTTCAACTTCTGAAATATTAACAACGTTTCCTGGGGAATGAGGCTTTGCAACTAAAGGCTCATCAATTTCCGATAAATTATATTCAATTGAATTTATGTATTCAGCATTTTCATCAGCCTTTATTAGTTCTGGAAGATCTCCAAACTTAGAGACTGCCCATTTAGCTATATTCTCATTGGCTTCAACTATTCCAGTCTTTGCTCCAGCTTCTACAGCCATATTACATAAAGCCATATACTCATCAATATTAAATTGTAATAATCCATTTCCAGTGAATTCCATGGATTGATAAGTAGCCCCGTCAACTCCTATATCCTTAATGACCCTTAAGATAAGATCTTTACCAGATACAAAAGGCATTCTTCTTCCTTCAAATTTGAATCTTTGAGATTCTGGT
The genomic region above belongs to Saccharolobus caldissimus and contains:
- a CDS encoding isocitrate lyase/PEP mutase family protein, which encodes MTRILKAKINGPKRLRELMDKKDIILAPGAYDALSARIVEAVGFDAVYMTGFGTAASLLGYPDVGLVTMSEMVDNARRIVEAVNIPVIADADTGYGNPINVIRTVQAYEDAGVAGIHIEDQVFPKKCGHITGKQVVPRDDMVEKIAAARDAKRNKDFLIIARTDAIAVEGIESAIERAKEYYKAGADMIFVEAPENMDHIKLIARELKGIPLLFNWAEGGKTPPVDLNTLRELGFKIVIFPISTLLSATKAMIRVLETIKKDGTPINVMNELFPFKEFLNFIGLPEVQELEKKYVSKER
- a CDS encoding 3-isopropylmalate dehydratase large subunit is translated as MKQTIAEKILSKKNIERKEVKAGDIILGKPDVILINDASGPLTFIQFRNIGAKKVADPQSVIVVLDHFSPPPSLSAAEAFKETRKFVQEYEIPNFFEIGKGGIEHTLLPEKGFIKPGSLIIGGDSHTCTYGAFNAFGTGLGSTDIAVALALGYTWFLVPESQRFKFEGRRMPFVSGKDLILRVIKDIGVDGATYQSMEFTGNGLLQFNIDEYMALCNMAVEAGAKTGIVEANENIAKWAVSKFGDLPELIKADENAEYINSIEYNLSEIDEPLVAKPHSPGNVVNISEVEGIHVDQVYIGNCANGTLTDLRQAAFVLKGRNVAKGTRLIVVPATQQIYKQAIKEGLIDIFLEAGASISTPTCGACFGGHMGLLSDGEVAIATTNRNFRGRMGSAKAEIYLANAFVAAASAVTGYITNPKKVVDWEEAKKFVYGDHNVN
- a CDS encoding 3-isopropylmalate dehydratase small subunit — translated: MLIEGNIHIVGDNVDTDVIIPGRYLSLTDPKEIAKHIFEGVEPEFVKRVKPGDIIVAGRNFGSGSSREHAVIGLKALGISAIVAKSFARIFYRNAINVGLPIFISPQLVEFLEKMEIRGVGSFIKSTDLKIRIYAESGEIEFLDKKFRSTALPTFIQDIIASGGIIEWAKKRLGR